Proteins from one Sylvia atricapilla isolate bSylAtr1 chromosome 1, bSylAtr1.pri, whole genome shotgun sequence genomic window:
- the DSG2 gene encoding desmoglein-2, with protein MSRGPEAAVRLLALLICLSYGHGLYVKVYNRNDRSGILSQPNSLVRQKREWTVPPAFIREEEDNSYKNPIARIHSDLEDTGIVVTYTISGQGVTEPPYGLFVINGKTGDLNITGRVDREKTPILLVRGHALDKNGAKLEEPIDLPIKVVDINDNFPVFSHEVFVGSIEELSESGTIVMRINATDADEPNNLNSKIAFRIVSQSPSTAFSMDKNTGEVRVAKINLDRETQSSYSLVVEAKDRGGEVGGNAATCSLEIKILDVNDNIPVVESRTFEGSIEENRANVEIMRIKVFDKDEEFSDNWLANFTFVSGNEGGFFQIVTDSQTNEGILTVVKELDYEKMQSLNLGIVVTNKAEFHKSIKHNYKAETIPIKIKVINVREGPVFPGGTKIIEASEKLQIKQVIGQYQAYDEDTGKIAEHITYMKGKDAANWITVDSVTGEIRLAKNLDYESPYVVNGTYTITMLGVTTDSPRKTITGTVVIQVKDENDNCPVIVNPVQTVCSDAKLVDVTAHDLDGYPNSYPFSFTVIDEPEGTAEKWIIVSGNDTSVQLVPQNLKPGRTEVPMLIKDFQGVSCALPQSLQLTVCECADDGVCQEKFIGGKSVGLGPAAVALIILAFLLLLLVPLLLLLCPGGLGAKGFGGAKTFADIPDHSEAMLRQWNSEGAAPEEKALLSFIPPTALGNLKGGTTAAAAAAGAAAGMSGEEALIGAGSSASRIGEHHSTITRERWEEQRRLLSAADYGAMAAGAAGGMASVDGKTVMSGGGVAVGAAGAMNEEFLRDYFNDKAVSFADEDEEQAAKDCLLVYSQGESSSPHGSIGCCSFIEGDLDDRFLDDLGDKFKTLAEICIGRQINMKDGGYKDESGFSLSEAKSQFLDQQNASTSERAFASGSGFQSIPPVHAGSGTGESTLSKEVVTETTFSSSHSGQHNARHLPAGHAESNVTVTETSYSAGAPARSAPVFLDPQFKENVVVTERVLAPASSLQGMVKIPDLPHGSNVVVTERMVKSVGAGPGALPVQDLPDSQYVVVRERERVLVPAAEQGSLSFPASTEEHSAVLNERVLTTSGLQSRAEQATGASSGRQEHALIADSPLNLMSSDLQGTPPASATLSKSSRVTKYSTVQYTRS; from the exons ATCTGTTTGAGTTATGGACATGGGCTCTACGTGAAG GTTTACAATCGAAATGACAGGAGTGGCATTCTGTCTCAACCCAACAGCCTTGTCAGACAGAAGCGAGAATGGACAGTCCCTCCAGCTTTCATACGGGAGGAGGAGGACAATTCCTATAAGAATCCGATTGCTAGA ATACATTCAGACCTTGAAGATACAGGAATAGTAGTAACTTACACTATATCTGGTCAAGGAGTAACAGAACCTCCTTATGGATTATTTGTTATCAATGGAAAGACTGGTGACCTGAACATAACAGGAAGGGTGGACAGAGAAAAGACTCCAATTCTTCTT GTCCGAGGCCACGCACTAGATAAGAACGGGGCAAAACTGGAAGAGCCAATAGACCTCCCAATTAAAGTTGTGGATATAAATGAcaattttccagtgttttcacATGAAGTTTTTGTTGGCTCAATTGAAGAATTAAGCGAATCTG gTACAATTGTAATGAGGATAAATGCAACAGATGCAGATGAGCCGAATAATCTAAATTCCAAAATTGCTTTCAGGATTGTTTCCCAAAGTCCTAGCACTGCATTCAGCATGGATAAGAATACTGGCGAGGTTCGAGTAGCAAAAATAAACCTTGACAGAGAG ACACAAAGTAGCTATTCTTTGGTTGTTGAAGCAAAGGACCGTGGTGGTGAAGTAGGTGGGAATGCTGCAACATGTTCCTTAGAAATCAAGATTCTGGATGTCAATGACAATATACCTGTTGTTGAAAGTCGTACA tttgAAGGAAGCAttgaagaaaacagagcaaatgtGGAAATAATGCGAATAAAAGTATTTGACAAAGATGAAGAGTTTTCTGATAACTGGCTGGCAAACTTTACCTTTGTTTCTGGCAATGAAGGTGGTTTTTTCCAAATTGTAACAGATAGCCAAACAAATGAAGGGATTTTGACTGTTGTGAAG GAGCTGGATtatgaaaaaatgcaaagccTAAACTTGGGTATCGTTGTTACGAACAAAGCAGAGTTCCACAAGTCGATTAAACACAATTACAAAGCAGAAACAATTCCAATCAAAATTAAGGTGATCAATGTGAGGGAAGGCCCTGTGTTCCCTGGTGGCACAAAAATTATTGAAGCAAGTGAGAAACTGCAGATAAAACAGGTTATTGGACAGTATCAAGCCTATGATGAAGACACTGGAAAAATAGCAGAGCACATTAc atacatgaaaggaaaagatgcaGCAAACTGGATCACTGTAGACTCGGTCACAGGTGAAATCCGACTTGCTAAAAATCTTGATTATGAATCACCTTATGTAGTAAATGGTACCTACACTATCACCATGTTGGGTGTAACTACTG aTTCCCCAAGGAAAACAATCACTGGCACGGTCGTCATTCAGGTTAAAGATGAGAATGATAACTGCCCAGTTATTGTCAACCCTGTGCAGACTGTGTGTTCAGATGCAAAATTAGTTGATGTTACAGCTCATGATTTGGATGGTTACCCAAACAGTTATCCCTTCAGCTTTACTGTCATTGATGAACCAGAAGGGACAGCAGAAAAATGGATAATTGTATCTGGAAATG ACACCAGCGTACAGCTGGTACCACAAAACCTGAAGCCAGGCAGAACTGAAGTTCCCATGCTAATAAAGGATTTCCAAGGTgtcagctgtgctctgccacaGTCTCTGCAGCTGACTGTTTGTGAGTGTGCAGATGATGGCGTGTGCCAGGAGAAGTTTATTGGCGGGAAGTCAGTGGGTCTAGGACCGGCAGCGGTTGCACTGATCATCTTGgcatttttacttttgctaC TTGTTCCACTGTtactgctgctgtgtcctggtggcTTGGGAGCAAAGGGATTTGGTGGAGCAAAGACGTTTGCTGATATACCGGACCACAGTGAAGCGATGTTGCGTCAGTGGAACAGtgaaggagcagctcctgaggagaAGGCAT TGCTGAGCTTCATTCCACCCACTGCACTTGGGAATTTGAAAGGaggaacaacagcagcagcagcagcagcaggagcagcagcaggaatgagtGGAGAAGAAGCTCTAATaggagcaggcagctctgcctctcgCATAGGAGAGCATCACAGCACTATTACCAGGGAAAGATGGGAAGAGCAAAGGCgtctcctttctgctgctgactATGGAGCcatggcagctggagcagctggaggcatGGCCAGTGTAGACGGCAAGACAGTCATGTCTGGAGGAGGAgttgctgtgggagcagcaggagccatgAATGAAGAATTCTTAAGAGACTACTTCAATGAT aaagCTGTCTCTTTTGCGGATGAAGATGAAGAACAAGCTGCAAAAGACTGTCTCCTGGTTTATTCCCAGGGAGAATCAAGCTCCCCTCATGGCTCCattggctgctgcagcttcatTGAGGGGGATCTTGATGACCGTTTTCTTGATGATTTAGGAGACAAGTTTAAGACTCTAGCAGAAATATGTATAGGTAGACAGATCAACATGAAAGACGGTGGCTACAAGGATGAATCAGGTTTTAGTCTTAGTGAAGCAAAGTCACAGTTCTTAGATCAGCAAAATGCTTCCACCTCTGAACGAGCCTTTGCCTCAGGCAGTGGTTTCCAGTCCATCCCACCCGTGCATGcaggcagtggcacaggagAAAGCACCCTGTCCAAGGAGGTGGTCACAGAAACCACCTTCTCATCGTCCCATTCTGGGCAGCACAATGCCCGGCACCTCCCCGCAGGCCACGCAGAGAGCAATGTCACCGTGACAGAAACATCCTATTCTGCAGGGGCTCCTGCCCGCTCAGCCCCTGTCTTTTTAGACCCCCAGTTTAAGGAGAACGTAGTGGTGACAGAGAGAGTGCTGGCACCTGCATCGAGCCTTCAGGGCATGGTGAAAATCCCTGATTTGCCACACGGAAGTAACGTGGTGGTAACAGAGAGGATGGTGAAGTCGGTGGGTGCAGGGCCGGGAGCCCTGCCAGTTCAGGATCTTCCTGACTCGCAGTACGTGGTGGTGAGGGAGCGAGAGAGAGTGCTggtgcctgctgcagagcagggctcgCTCAGCTTCCCCGCCTCGACAGAGGAGCACAGCGCGGTGCTGAATGAAAGGGTGCTGACAACCTcggggctgcagagcagagctgagcaggctACAGGTGCCAGCTCAGGAAGGCAAGAGCATGCTCTGATCGCAGACTCCCCACTTAACCTGATGAGCTCTGATTTGCAAGGGACACCTCCTGCCAGTGCCACACTGAGCAAGTCTTCCAGGGTCACCAAATACAGCACAGTGCAGTACACTCGCTCATAG